Genomic segment of Mucilaginibacter sabulilitoris:
GGCTACCTCGTCCGAAACATTTATGAGCAAATTGCTTGGTTCATTTAACGAATTAAAAATGGGTGACTATAATACCGAGCAGGATATTAACATGAAGTACCGTGGGTATGAATCGTTTATGGCGCTTAAAGGCTATATGGAAGGAGATACCCAGGACTGGATATTTGGCGGGTTAGCTAAAACCGTTGACCTGAAAACTTTTGTGCGCTTAGGGGAGGATACTGATTTTCAATTTATCCCGGTTTTGCATAACGGTTGGTTGTACTTGCTGGTAAAAATGGGTATAGCTGGCGTACTGATTTACATTATTGTGTTTTTTAATTTAATAATTATTCAATGGAAAAAGTATGCCGATACTAAAGCCAAGCCCGCGATAAGATTGTTTGCCGCGCTAAGTATCGGTTCCATTTTTAGCCTGTTGCTAACCAATTATATAGTAACCGCGCTGTTTAATGTGGAGATGTGTATCATCATGATTACGCTGGGATACAGTTACCTTAATTTTCAGGCATTGGTTTTTAAACAGCAAGCACTTGAAAAACAGCAAGCACAGAAATATGAATTAGCTTATTGATAATATGAAAACCTATTTAAACGGCCCGAAAGTAACCATTATTACAGTGGTATATAATGCAGAGGCAACTATTGAAGATACCATTTTAAGTGTTATTAATCAAACTTATACCAATCTGGAATATATTATTGTTGATGGCAGGTCAACCGATGGCACAATCAAAATTATTAACCGGTATCTGGAAAGGATTAGCCGATTTGTAAGTGAGCCCGATAAGGGTATAGCCGATGGTTTTAACAAAGGTATTGCTATGGCAACAGGCGATTGGATAGGGATGATCAATGCCGACGACTGGTATACGCTTAATGCTGTAGAGCTAATGATGAATAACTGCTCTGCAAAAGATGATGTATGTTGCGGTAACATTATGCTGGTAGGGAAAAACGGGTTTGTACAAGGAAAAAAAAGCAAAATTAGCTGGCTAAACTTCGGAATGTACATTATGCATCCAACCTGTTTTATAAAAAAAGAGGTTTATCAAAAAGTGGGTATGTACGATACTTCCCTAAAAATAGCAATGGATTTTGATATGTTCCTGAGGATAAAATACAATGGGTTTAAGATTAAATATTTTGATGAAACTGTGGCCTATATGCGGGCAGATGGCGTAAGCAGCGATACGGTAAAAATGCACCGTGAAGAGCTTGCTGTAATGCGGAGGCATTTGAGAGGCATGAGCTACATCAGTTCATGGCTTTTTAATTATTTAAACCGCCTCCGCTGGAAATATTTTTATAAAGACCCCCTAAGAACACAGCTAAACTAAAATCCAGAAAGCTAAATACCCCCTGTCATGAAAAAAAAGATACTCATATCTGCTTACGCTATATCTCCTTTCAGGGGATCAGAGTATGGTGCGGCCTGGAATACTATAATACATTTGGCAAGTCAGCATGATCTTTGGGTGCTTTATGGCATGTCTGATAATTTCATGGGCGATACCCAAACCATGAAAAAATATATCATGAATAGCCCTGTTCCAAATGTTGAATTTATAGAAGTAAAACCAGGTGGCTTGGCAAGGGCAATTACTTTGTTAGATAAGGCCGGGTTTGGTTGGTTTTTTTATTTTGCGTATTACCTGTGGCAAAGGAGAGCCCTTAAAGCAGCGCGCGAGATCTTAAAAATAGTTGATATTGACGTAGTACACCAGTTAGGGCCAATAGGCTTCAGAGAGCCGGGATTTTTATGGCGACTGAACAAACCCATGGTTTGGGGACCAATAGGAGGGATGAACGTTATAAATCAGGAGTTGCTTGATGGAAAACCCTTTTTGACCCGTGTGAAATTTTCAATCAAAAACAGCATCAACCGTTTTCAGCTTAGTTATTCAAAACGGATAAAAAAGGCATTTTCCAGGGCTGATATTCTTATTGCGGCCACATCAGCAGGAAAGCAAACTATATCGGAAAAATTTGGTGCAAAAAGTTATTATTTACCAGAGCAGGGCACTGTAACCCATCCTTTTCTCGACGAAACAAAATTTGATCATATTAAACAGCAAGTTCATTTGGTTTGGTCCGGAAGTCTTATTGAGCGTAAGAATTTTGCTTTATGTCTTGATGCACTTAGTCGTGTTGAACGCAATAATTGGATACTTCATGTAGTGGGTAGTGGTCCTTTAAAAAAGAAGTTGCAGGCAAAGGCTGCTGCTTTACAGCTTATGGATCGTATCAAATGGCATGGTCATTTACCCCGTACGGAGGCTGTTCGTATCATGTCTGGTGCTCACCTGCATATAATCAGCAGTATAGCAGAGGATAATCCTGCTGTTATTTTTGAAGCTTTAACTTATGGGATACCTACCCTAACAATTGATCATTGCGGTATGCGCGATGTGATCTGCAATAAATGCGGTTTCAAAATAAAGCCGGATATGCACAACATAATGGTAGATGAAATGAGTCATGTATTAAATGATCTGCTAAGTGATCCGCATCTGTTGGTTGAGCTGGCCCAAACCACATTGTTATGCGCTGATAATCATAGTTGGGATAAAAGATTGTCAAAGTTGAGCGAGATGTATGACGATGCAGCCCTTGTATATTCCGGGCGATTTAAATCACCATCTACACAAACAACTTTATTTGCCTGACATGAAAGCCAACGGTCGTCATAAAAAAATAAAGTTGGGAATTGATGCCAAATGGTTTTTCAAGGGGCCGCCAAGTGGTAACATGGTGGTGAAAAACCTGGTGAACGAGATGATAAACGATCAAAACGAGCATTTTGAACTTTACCTCTTTCTAACCCATGACTGTAAAAAGCAGGCGCTTAGTCATTTTCCTTCAGGTGTAAAGCTTATTTTTTTACCGGGAGTTCCGAATCTTCTGTCAAACATGCTAATCGTACCATTTATTGCAAGGCTGTATGGTTTAGAGGTGGTGCTTTTTCAAAATTTCAGCGGTTTATGGCCGCATAGTTTACGCAAAATAGTATACATACATGATGTTTTGTTTTTGGACTATCCGCAGTATTACTCCGGTTCGGAACTTATGTATTTTAAAGAGATGAAACGCCTTGCTGCAAAGGCAGACATGATTATTACCATATCAAATTCAGAAAAACAGCGATTAGTAAAAAATAATGTAGCGGATGAAAACAGAATAGCGGTTGTTTATCACGGAATAAACCACCATTTTAAAACATTAGCCCAATACCCGGCTGAAAGTATCACCGCCTTTGTGCATAAATACAATCTTCCGCAGGGGTATTTGTTGTATGTGGGCAGGGTAAATGTCCGTAAAAACATTACCCGTTTGGTAAGCGCTCTTAATATGCTCGATGATAAGGCCATTAAGTTGGTAATTGCCGGCGAATTGGGTAACGATGCGGACATGCTGAAACAACATATCAATGCTGAAAATCTTTCGCACCGGATAATATTTACAGGGCATATTCCCGAAAATGACTTGTATTTAATTTACGCGAATGCTACGGTTTTTTGCTTCCCATCTTATGCCGAAGGGTTTGGTTTGCCACCACTAGAGGCTATGAAATGCGGAGTACCCGTTATCGTATCGCAGCGTACCGCGATGCCCGAGATTTGCGGAGATGCGGCTGTTTATATTGACCCCGATAATGCAGAGGATATTGCAGAGAAAATAACTTTTTTATTAAATGATGTAAATCTGTATGATAAGAAAGTAACTGACGGGATTAAGCATGCCAAAAAGTTTTCATGGCAAATATCAGCAAACGGAATACTAAAATTAATTGGTGATGCATACATTAATTGAAAAGGTAATACGGAAGCTCAAAAACAACCCCGATTACAAGTTCGAAAATAATTATAGCTTCAGGGAACTGTCGGTTATTTTGTGGGACAGGGGGACGCAATTATCAAGAGGTGCCTGGAAAAGATTGTTTTTTAAAAAATCAAGTGGGTTGGTATTTATTGGCTCGCATGTGGTTATTAATCATGCTTACCTGCTTACCGCGGGTGAAAACCTGATCATCGAAGATAATGTTTATATCAATGCCTTATCATCAGAAGGAATTACGATAAAAAATAATGTATCTGTTGCGCGCAACTGTACAATTATTTGTACCGGAGTTATAGCGCAAAAAGGTAAAGGTATTATTATAGGTAATAATAGCGGCATTAATGCGGGCACTTATCTTGGCGGACAGGGAGGGATTGAAATTGGCGACAATGTGATTATAGGACCTGGAGTAAAGATATTTTCTGAGAACCATAATTTCTCTGATTTTAATATTAACATCAAGGATCAAGGAGTAACCCGAAACGGAGTTTTTATTAATGATAATTGCTGGATAGGAGCCGGTGTAACCATACTGGCAGGTGTAACTATTGGGGAGGGTTGTGTAATTGCAGCGGGCAGCATCATTACAAAGACTGTAGCGCCGCACTCCATAGTTGCCGGTGTGCCCGGCCGAGTATTAAAAAAACGCGGAGAATTACTTAGTCAGGAAGTACCGGTTTAAACAAATACTTTTTAAAATACATAGCAAACTATATGATCAACAACGGCTTTACTAAGTTTAAAGGTTCTTTGCTTTATATTATATGCGGAATGATTGGCTGGCTGCCCTTTCATACATTGCGTATTTTATTGCTCCGGATGTTAAAAGCTGATATAAACTGGCGTGTTGGCCTGTACAGAGGGTTTGAGATCAGAAGACCCCGGAAACTGAAAATAGGCAGGGGTACAATTATTGGCCACAATGCTTTACTTGATGCCCGCATGGGTTTAATTATTGGAGATAATGTAAACATTAGTAATGAGGTGATGATATGGACACTTCATCATGATTACAACGATGCCAACTTTTCGCAAACCGGGCAGCAGGTAATCATTGAAGATTACGTTTGGGTATGCTCGCGCGCTGTCATATTACCTGGCGTTACTATTGGTAAAGGTGCGGTGGTTGCCGCTGGTGCAGTAGTTACCCGTAATGTAATGCCATATACAGTAGTAGGCGGGGTGCCCGCTAAACAGATAGCTAAACGCAACGAAAATCTTACTTATGATCTGAGCAATGCGATTTTACCAATTATTTAATACCACCACTTAATATCTGTTTTTAATACCCGCATAGGGTTTCCACCGAAAATAGAATTTTCACCGCTCAGTTTCTTGGTAACCATGGAATTTGCAGCAACAACACTGCCCGATGGTATGACGGCCCCTTTTAAAATGGTGCATTTGCAAGCTATCCAAACATTATCGCCAATAATTATTTCTTTTGGGTGATTAAACACCTCGCCGGTTTCGTCGGCAATGTGGTGGAAATCGGTATCCATAACCAGCGATTCCCATGATATGCCGCTATGATTGCCAATTTTAATTTTTTTGGCAGCAATAATGGCGCATTCTGTGCTCATATTAAAATCATCGCCAAAAATAAGTTGTGCTTTTTCGGCAACGTTAATTTTACAGCCGTGCATAATGAAAGCTCTGCCGTTAAAAACTACATCTCCGTAAACTTCCCATACAGCTCTTGATCGCTTGAAATCCGAAATCCCAATAGCGCCATAACCAATCTGCACCAACGCGGTTCTGATAGGAGCATTGATAATTACCCTGCCCTTTGTTTTGTGTAAAAAAACATTGTTTGATATCAGTACCGGGAATTTGATGGCTGTTTTAAAAGGAAAATACCTGAAGTTAAAAATAATGGTTTTAAGATTTATCCGCCTCAGGAATTTGAATGCTTTAATCATTATTTGAAGTTATTATTTATTGTTTTAATACATATAAGTATAATGATTTTTTTTGAAAAAATATTATACTTTTTATTTATGTGGTTTACCGCTGTGTTTATTTTGTTCATTGTTGTTTTGTACATCCTGTTTATTCACATGGCTTAAAAACACAGCTTTTGGCTATCCTTATGCGTATAATTATACATGGTTTGATCAAAAGGTATCTACCTGATGCTCCGGCCTGTAAATACTGATTAATTGTTAATAAAGTATTAAAATATATATTATTATGCGTATATCTATCATTGGAACAAGGGGTATTCCGAACCATTACGGCGGCTTTGAGCAGTGTGCCGAATATTTAGCCGCCGGCTTAGTGAAGAGAGGTTATGAGGTGGTTGTTTACAACTCTCACAACCATCCATATCAGGAAAAAACCTGGAACGCCGTTGAAATATGCCATTGCTATGATCCGGAATACAAACTTGGGACAATAGGCCAGTTTTTGTACGATTATAATTGTATAAAAGATTTAAAGAAAAAGAAGTTTGATGTTATACTACAGTTAGGATATACCAGCAGTTCTGTATGGGGGTGGCTTTTACCCAGAAATACAGTTGTTACCACCAATATGGATGGCCTGGAATGGTCAAGATCAAAATATTCAAAACCGGTTCAGGCATTTTTAAGATTTGCCGAGAAGCTTGCCGTTAGGTATAGCGATTATTTGATAGCAGATTCTATAGAAATCCAAAAATATCTTGAAAAAAAATACAACAAAAAATCAACCTATATACCTTATGGCGCCGAAATATTTCAACGGCCAGATCCCGCTATACTTGATGAGTTCAAGCTTGAAATTCATCAGTATGATATGTTGATAGCCCGGATGGAACCTGAAAATAGCATAGAAACTATTTTGGATGGTGTTGTTAAAGCTGATACCGGTCGCAAATTTCTGGTTATAGGCAACACCGATAATGACTACGGTACTTACCTAAGAGCCAAGTTTGATTATTTTGATAATATCAGATTTTGTGGGGGGATTTATAATATGGATAAACTCAACAATTTGAGGTATTACTCTAACTTATACTTCCATGGTCATACTGTTGGAGGTACCAATCCATCTTTACTTGAGGCAATGGCATCTAATAGCCTGATATGCTCAAACGATAACAAATTTAACCGGGCTATTCTCGAAAACGATGCCTTGTATTTTTCTGACGCTGATGACGTTACGTATCATTTACTAACCGGTAACAAAAGTGAATCACGGTATCAGCATTTCATGGATAACAATAAGCAGAAAATAACAGAATTCTACACCCGAGATACGATCATTAATGCTTATGCAGATCATTTTGAATCTATTTTGTCTGAAAACGTAAAGTCTTATCAACCCAAAGTGCATGGAACTGAGGTGTCATTCCTTTTAGAAAATTCATAAATTATATGCGTATAAATAGATTACTCAATTTACTGTTGATTTTACCGGTAAGCGTACTTATCATGTTTTTAGGTTCCTGTTCATACAAGCAAAACCAAGCCTATTTTGAAAATAATTCCGGAGGACAGCAAGCTCCCGTTAAAGCCGACGATTATAAACCAACTGAATATAAAATTAAAACAGGTGATATATTACAGGTAAGGAACCTTCAAAGTATTAAACTGATTACTGATGATGCTACCGCGGCGGCTACTGCCGATCAGGCACCCTCCGGAAGTGGATCGCGAGCGTTAGACTACCAGGTTGAAAGCGATGGGACTATAGCATTGCCCGTAATTGGTCGTGTAGCTGTTGCCGGTTTATCAAGACTCGAAACATCAAAGAAATTGGATGATATCTACCGTCAAAACGTACTCAAAAACCCAATTATAGAGGTTAAGGTAATCAATTTAAAAGTTACCCTGATGGGTGAGGTAAAAAAGCCGGGTAATTATTCCTTGTTAAAAGATGAAACCACCTTAATGGAAATGCTTGGCGAGGCAGGCGGACTTACAGAAAAGGGGAACGAGAAAAAAGTTAAAATTTTAAGGGGGGGAGGATTACAAAGCAAACAAATAATTGAGGTCGATTTGGACGATGTTGCAGCTTTATCCAATCCGTCAACTATTCTTCAGAACCAGGATATTATTTATGTGGAACAAAACAGGCGCGCAATACGTAATGAGAAATTACAGAATATTACAACTATTGCCCAACCGGCTTTGCTTTTGCTGAACACCGCTTTAATTATACTGACATTGAGAAAATAACAAACCAAACATCAGATCACTATTTGTACTAAACCTCACCAGAAAAAATCCCCGGAATATGTTTACCCGGGGATTTCTGTTTATTGCATGTTTTTTTAATGACAGTCGATAATTTATTTTAGCTCGGCTGTCTGTTTCTTTTTCGTTTCGAGGTTGGGTAAAAATGCAGTCAGGATACCAATGAGAGGTAAATACGCGCATACCTGAAAAACATAATTAATGCTGGTACTGTCGGCCAGTTTACCCAAAATTGCAGATCCTAACCCACCCATGCCAAAAGCGAAGCCAAAAAATAAGCCGGCTATCATACCAACTTTTCCGGGCATAAGTTCCTGCGCGTAAACCAATATGGCCGAGAATGCAGAAGAGATGATCATGCCAATAATTACCGACAAAATAGTTGTCCAGAACAAATCGGTGTACGGTAGCAGCATGGTAAATGGCGCTGCTCCTAGTATAGATATCCAAATGATGTATTTGCGGCCAAATTTATCGCCCAACGGCCCTCCGGCCATCGTACCGGCGGCTACCGCGGCCAAAAATATGAACAAGTATATTTGTGAGCTTTGTACACTCATGTGAAATTTATCTATCAGGAAAAAGGTATAATATCCTGTCATACTTGCCAGGTAAAAGAACTTGGAAAAAATAAGTATCAGGAGCACTATTAATGAAACTGTAACCCGTTTTGACGACAAGTTATGATGACTTACGACATGTGCTTTAACCACTTTTGCCTTACTTACTGTCGTTTTTTTATACCATTTACCTATGTAAATTAATATAATAATTGCCAGTAACGCTGCCAAAGAAAACCACATGATTCCCCCTTGCCCAAAAGGGACAATAATTAATGCGGCCAGCAGCGGGCCTAAAGCGCTGCCCGCGTTACCGCCAAGCTGGAATATGGATTGAGCAAGCCCCCGTTTACCGCCCGAAGCCAAATGTGCTACCCGCGATGACTCCGGATGAAATATAGATGAGCCGATACCAACAAGACTTACGGCTAATAAAAGCCAGTAAAAACTGGACGCAAAAGCCAGGCATATTAATCCGGATAAGGTAAATCCCATCCCTACAGATAGCGAATAAGCCTTTGGTTTTTTATCGGTATACATGCCCACAAATGGCTGTAAAAGCGAGGCTGAAAGCTGATAGGTTAAGGTAATTAGTCCTATATCGCTGAAAGTTAAATGAAATTTAGTTTTAACAAGCGGATAAATAGAAGGTATAAGCGATTGCAGCATGTCATTCAGTAAATGCGACAGGCTGATGGTAAAAAGTATGGAGTAAACCGTCTTTTCTGCTATTTTTTTTGTTTGTTCAAGCGGTTGAGCTACGGATTCATTCGTCATATCATCTGATGATTAAAGGTAAAAAATTAATAATTAATAATTTGCGTTATGCAGTTCCAGGCTTTTTTGCCATCTCTGACTTTAATGCTTTTATAAAGCTCGTTATGTAAATCGGCAGTTTCCCTGAATATTTCCAGGGCATCTCTTTGTTGTAAAGCTGCCATTTCAGGATATATTTTTAAAAACCAGCCTTTGAGCTGTAGAGAAAATGATTGATACAAGTCAGCCAGGATAGGGTTGCCTGCAGCTTCAGCAATACTCATATGAAAATCTATGTCGGCTTGTATGCAATCCTCAAGCGGTCCGGTTTGGGCCAGTGCGTTGCGTTTATCAAGCACTGCTTTTATTTTTTTGATATCTTCTGCTGTATGATTGGCTGCAGCTTTTTCGGCAATTTTCATCTCCAGTAACTTACGCACCTCATCAAGATCAGAGGCTTCAGCTCGTTTTAAGCGTTGAATAAAGGGTTCTGTAATGCCGGCATGAGCTTCTATAAAAGTACCAACACCCTGCTGTACCCTTAATAAGCCCGAATTTGCCAGGATACGGATAGCCTCGCGTATAGATGATCGCCCTACACCAAATTGTTTCATCAGCTCGGGCTCTGTAGGGAGTTGTTCGTTCACCTTATAAGTGTTGGAAGTTATAGCTGCACGTAATTGCTCAGCTACTTCTTCGGCAAGTGATTTTTTATTGATAGTCATATTCATCATATCATCTGATGACTAAGTTATGCGTTATTTTTTAAATGAAAAAATAAATATTAAAAAATGACAAATAATGTGTGGGTTGACAATGCAGGTTGCATTGAATAATTGCTAATTTTAAAGGCCTTAGATCTCCCAATTTGATTACACACATTAGTGCACAATATTTATAAATTTGTCGGCCGATAAATCATAACTTCCCGGTTTAAACTATTTGAAACAAAACATAGCCCATATTAATAAAAAATGAAAAAAGTAATTCTGGTAACCGGAGCTTCATCTGGTTTAGGTTTGGCTACAGCCAAGGCGCTCTCGGCTCAGGGACATACGGTTTATGGAACCAGCAGGGATGTAAAACGTATTCA
This window contains:
- a CDS encoding glycosyltransferase family 4 protein, translated to MKKKILISAYAISPFRGSEYGAAWNTIIHLASQHDLWVLYGMSDNFMGDTQTMKKYIMNSPVPNVEFIEVKPGGLARAITLLDKAGFGWFFYFAYYLWQRRALKAAREILKIVDIDVVHQLGPIGFREPGFLWRLNKPMVWGPIGGMNVINQELLDGKPFLTRVKFSIKNSINRFQLSYSKRIKKAFSRADILIAATSAGKQTISEKFGAKSYYLPEQGTVTHPFLDETKFDHIKQQVHLVWSGSLIERKNFALCLDALSRVERNNWILHVVGSGPLKKKLQAKAAALQLMDRIKWHGHLPRTEAVRIMSGAHLHIISSIAEDNPAVIFEALTYGIPTLTIDHCGMRDVICNKCGFKIKPDMHNIMVDEMSHVLNDLLSDPHLLVELAQTTLLCADNHSWDKRLSKLSEMYDDAALVYSGRFKSPSTQTTLFA
- a CDS encoding polysaccharide biosynthesis/export family protein, coding for MRINRLLNLLLILPVSVLIMFLGSCSYKQNQAYFENNSGGQQAPVKADDYKPTEYKIKTGDILQVRNLQSIKLITDDATAAATADQAPSGSGSRALDYQVESDGTIALPVIGRVAVAGLSRLETSKKLDDIYRQNVLKNPIIEVKVINLKVTLMGEVKKPGNYSLLKDETTLMEMLGEAGGLTEKGNEKKVKILRGGGLQSKQIIEVDLDDVAALSNPSTILQNQDIIYVEQNRRAIRNEKLQNITTIAQPALLLLNTALIILTLRK
- a CDS encoding DUF1972 domain-containing protein, which gives rise to MRISIIGTRGIPNHYGGFEQCAEYLAAGLVKRGYEVVVYNSHNHPYQEKTWNAVEICHCYDPEYKLGTIGQFLYDYNCIKDLKKKKFDVILQLGYTSSSVWGWLLPRNTVVTTNMDGLEWSRSKYSKPVQAFLRFAEKLAVRYSDYLIADSIEIQKYLEKKYNKKSTYIPYGAEIFQRPDPAILDEFKLEIHQYDMLIARMEPENSIETILDGVVKADTGRKFLVIGNTDNDYGTYLRAKFDYFDNIRFCGGIYNMDKLNNLRYYSNLYFHGHTVGGTNPSLLEAMASNSLICSNDNKFNRAILENDALYFSDADDVTYHLLTGNKSESRYQHFMDNNKQKITEFYTRDTIINAYADHFESILSENVKSYQPKVHGTEVSFLLENS
- a CDS encoding acyltransferase is translated as MIKAFKFLRRINLKTIIFNFRYFPFKTAIKFPVLISNNVFLHKTKGRVIINAPIRTALVQIGYGAIGISDFKRSRAVWEVYGDVVFNGRAFIMHGCKINVAEKAQLIFGDDFNMSTECAIIAAKKIKIGNHSGISWESLVMDTDFHHIADETGEVFNHPKEIIIGDNVWIACKCTILKGAVIPSGSVVAANSMVTKKLSGENSIFGGNPMRVLKTDIKWWY
- a CDS encoding FadR/GntR family transcriptional regulator, which produces MMNMTINKKSLAEEVAEQLRAAITSNTYKVNEQLPTEPELMKQFGVGRSSIREAIRILANSGLLRVQQGVGTFIEAHAGITEPFIQRLKRAEASDLDEVRKLLEMKIAEKAAANHTAEDIKKIKAVLDKRNALAQTGPLEDCIQADIDFHMSIAEAAGNPILADLYQSFSLQLKGWFLKIYPEMAALQQRDALEIFRETADLHNELYKSIKVRDGKKAWNCITQIINY
- a CDS encoding MFS transporter, encoding MTNESVAQPLEQTKKIAEKTVYSILFTISLSHLLNDMLQSLIPSIYPLVKTKFHLTFSDIGLITLTYQLSASLLQPFVGMYTDKKPKAYSLSVGMGFTLSGLICLAFASSFYWLLLAVSLVGIGSSIFHPESSRVAHLASGGKRGLAQSIFQLGGNAGSALGPLLAALIIVPFGQGGIMWFSLAALLAIIILIYIGKWYKKTTVSKAKVVKAHVVSHHNLSSKRVTVSLIVLLILIFSKFFYLASMTGYYTFFLIDKFHMSVQSSQIYLFIFLAAVAAGTMAGGPLGDKFGRKYIIWISILGAAPFTMLLPYTDLFWTTILSVIIGMIISSAFSAILVYAQELMPGKVGMIAGLFFGFAFGMGGLGSAILGKLADSTSINYVFQVCAYLPLIGILTAFLPNLETKKKQTAELK
- a CDS encoding glycosyltransferase family 4 protein, which produces MKANGRHKKIKLGIDAKWFFKGPPSGNMVVKNLVNEMINDQNEHFELYLFLTHDCKKQALSHFPSGVKLIFLPGVPNLLSNMLIVPFIARLYGLEVVLFQNFSGLWPHSLRKIVYIHDVLFLDYPQYYSGSELMYFKEMKRLAAKADMIITISNSEKQRLVKNNVADENRIAVVYHGINHHFKTLAQYPAESITAFVHKYNLPQGYLLYVGRVNVRKNITRLVSALNMLDDKAIKLVIAGELGNDADMLKQHINAENLSHRIIFTGHIPENDLYLIYANATVFCFPSYAEGFGLPPLEAMKCGVPVIVSQRTAMPEICGDAAVYIDPDNAEDIAEKITFLLNDVNLYDKKVTDGIKHAKKFSWQISANGILKLIGDAYIN
- a CDS encoding glycosyltransferase family 2 protein — encoded protein: MKTYLNGPKVTIITVVYNAEATIEDTILSVINQTYTNLEYIIVDGRSTDGTIKIINRYLERISRFVSEPDKGIADGFNKGIAMATGDWIGMINADDWYTLNAVELMMNNCSAKDDVCCGNIMLVGKNGFVQGKKSKISWLNFGMYIMHPTCFIKKEVYQKVGMYDTSLKIAMDFDMFLRIKYNGFKIKYFDETVAYMRADGVSSDTVKMHREELAVMRRHLRGMSYISSWLFNYLNRLRWKYFYKDPLRTQLN
- a CDS encoding acyltransferase — its product is MHTLIEKVIRKLKNNPDYKFENNYSFRELSVILWDRGTQLSRGAWKRLFFKKSSGLVFIGSHVVINHAYLLTAGENLIIEDNVYINALSSEGITIKNNVSVARNCTIICTGVIAQKGKGIIIGNNSGINAGTYLGGQGGIEIGDNVIIGPGVKIFSENHNFSDFNINIKDQGVTRNGVFINDNCWIGAGVTILAGVTIGEGCVIAAGSIITKTVAPHSIVAGVPGRVLKKRGELLSQEVPV
- a CDS encoding acyltransferase, whose amino-acid sequence is MIWTLHHDYNDANFSQTGQQVIIEDYVWVCSRAVILPGVTIGKGAVVAAGAVVTRNVMPYTVVGGVPAKQIAKRNENLTYDLSNAILPII